CCCGGGAGCAGGGCCGCATCATCTTGCAGGCGCTGGCAGCCAGCCCGCTGTTCTTCAGCGCCGCCCTGCCCGCGCGCACCATGCCGCCGCTGTTCAACCGCTACAGCGACAGCGAGACCTACGGCCTGCATGTGGACGGCGCGGCACGCCGCGTCGCGGGCTCCGAGCAGTGGCTGCGCACCGATGTGTCCTGCACCCTGTTTCTCTGCGAGCCCGAGGACTACGAGGGCGGCGAGCTGGTCGTGGTCGACACCTACGGCACGCACGAGGTCAAGCTGCCTGCGGGCGACCTCATCCTCTACCCCTCCACCAGCCTGCACCGGGTCGAGCCTGTGACACGCGGTGAGCGGGTCTGCTCCTTCTTCTGGGCCCAGAGCATGGTGCGCGACGATGCGCGCCGGGCCCTGCTGTTCGAGATGGACCAGGCCATCACCAGCCTGCGTGGGAAATTCGGCGAAACCGAGGAGAGCGTCAGCCTGACCGGCCACTATCACAACCTGCTGCGCATGTGGGCCGAGACCTGAGAACAGGTTCTGAAACCGGCTGAACAGCTCAGGGCCTGTGCTTTTCGGCACAGCCGACCAGGTGGTTGTGCATGCTGGTCATGCACTGGTACATATCGCGCGAGCGGCCCGTGGCGGCCTTGCAGT
This DNA window, taken from Comamonas testosteroni TK102, encodes the following:
- a CDS encoding Fe2+-dependent dioxygenase; this translates as MMLHIPQVLSREQVASMRAAIDAADWVDGRATVGSQGAQVKRNRQLPEHSPVAREQGRIILQALAASPLFFSAALPARTMPPLFNRYSDSETYGLHVDGAARRVAGSEQWLRTDVSCTLFLCEPEDYEGGELVVVDTYGTHEVKLPAGDLILYPSTSLHRVEPVTRGERVCSFFWAQSMVRDDARRALLFEMDQAITSLRGKFGETEESVSLTGHYHNLLRMWAET